In Campylobacter vicugnae, a genomic segment contains:
- a CDS encoding polyprenyl synthetase family protein, whose protein sequence is MVDKILHEFVKECGYPRALDMFEKISSGKKLRSKLILKIAGQNEISLRLCAVIELIHLASLLHDDVIDDSTIRRGKPSINALYGSKNSIMLGDILYSKGYYEIVSLDPQIAKIISKAVLDLSIGEMMDVDLGSKFSPNLDEYLKMIELKTAVLIEASAKSAAIIAGIDSDSYANYGRNLGLAFQIVDDILDISADETTLGKPAFSDYKEGKTTLPYIFLYNALNLDDKEILKSLWGKELDENQTKWIKGKFDEFNIVHKCKEFAKELGYKAIASVSDEGLKEIVSSMIDREF, encoded by the coding sequence ATGGTTGATAAGATTTTGCATGAATTTGTCAAGGAGTGTGGCTATCCAAGAGCTCTTGATATGTTTGAGAAGATAAGTAGTGGCAAAAAACTACGAAGTAAGCTAATCTTAAAAATAGCCGGTCAAAATGAGATCTCACTTAGGCTATGTGCAGTAATAGAGCTTATCCACTTAGCAAGTTTATTGCATGATGATGTAATAGATGATTCTACTATTAGACGCGGTAAGCCTAGTATAAATGCACTTTATGGCTCTAAAAATTCCATTATGCTGGGTGATATTTTATACTCTAAGGGATATTATGAGATTGTAAGCTTAGATCCACAAATTGCTAAAATTATATCTAAGGCAGTTCTTGATTTAAGCATTGGAGAGATGATGGATGTAGATCTTGGTTCTAAGTTTAGCCCAAATTTAGATGAGTATTTAAAGATGATTGAGCTAAAGACTGCTGTTTTAATAGAAGCTTCAGCTAAAAGTGCAGCTATAATAGCTGGTATAGATAGTGATTCATATGCAAATTACGGCAGAAATTTAGGCCTAGCATTTCAAATAGTTGATGATATATTAGATATTAGTGCTGATGAGACAACTCTTGGTAAACCTGCATTTAGTGATTACAAAGAGGGCAAAACAACTCTTCCATATATCTTTTTATATAATGCTTTAAATCTAGATGATAAAGAGATATTAAAAAGCCTATGGGGTAAAGAGCTTGATGAGAATCAAACCAAATGGATTAAAGGTAAATTTGATGAGTTTAATATCGTTCATAAATGTAAAGAGTTTGCCAAAGAGCTTGGGTATAAAGCAATAGCCTCAGTAAGCGATGAAGGACTAAAAGAGATAGTTTCAAGTATGATAGATAGGGAGTTTTAA
- a CDS encoding DUF2018 family protein, giving the protein MIFDDIFGGQPRDKFFDIVYNANRNIVENELEILFSELVALRELAESSGITQSQIDSFKALNPDIMESGLNDIYIDITGKILTQNE; this is encoded by the coding sequence GTGATATTTGATGATATTTTTGGTGGTCAGCCTAGGGATAAGTTTTTTGATATTGTTTATAATGCAAATCGCAATATAGTAGAAAATGAGCTTGAAATTTTATTTAGTGAGCTTGTGGCTTTAAGAGAGTTAGCTGAGAGTAGTGGAATTACACAATCTCAAATAGATAGCTTTAAAGCATTAAATCCTGATATTATGGAGAGCGGACTAAATGATATATATATAGATATTACGGGGAAAATTTTAACACAAAATGAGTAG
- a CDS encoding FtsK/SpoIIIE family DNA translocase — MLVYLGVATIVPYASFVGSYGGVLGWYNVRLFGYASYFYPFILLYPVYNLYKSYTKFSLKVAGNIIGSLMLFYSFLLFCSMFDPMAGGVVGGFSSEALRSVIGSAGTFIFILMIFFIACGLTFDDRLDVMVKKAFVVKSKIELEAKPKAKEVEPTKLEQSKSKPQMLDSNDDVASLEINLETSKNENLENEPNILNDELNINEPKEPKSTSSGAIILSEVAENKELLNQIEKGKVEKPKDFKLPSLDFLKDPPKRSKSINEAEIDQKIADLLDKLKRFKIDGDVVRTYSGPVVTTFEFKPAAHVKVSKILTLQDDLAMALKAQTIRIQAPIPGKDVVGIEIPNKNIETIYLKEILESDIYKNAKSELTLALGKDIVGDPFITDLKKLPHLLIAGTTGSGKSVGINAMVLSLLYRNSPKTLRLIMIDPKMLEFSMYNDIPHLLTPVITEPKKAIAVLANLVAEMERRYRIMSQTRTKNIESYNEKMKKDGGETLPFIVVIIDELADLMMTSGKEVEFHIGRLAQMARASGIHLIVATQRPSVDVVTGLIKANLPSRISYRVGQKVDSKVILDQMGAESLLGRGDMLFTPPGSPGIVRLHAPFASEEEIDHIAEFLKAQESVVYENSFLKDDSVSSSGGVGEFSGEIDELYDEAKSIVLSEEKTSISYLQRRLKVGYNRAASIIEQLEQNGVLTPPNSKGQRDIIR; from the coding sequence ATGCTTGTATATCTTGGTGTAGCGACTATCGTTCCGTATGCTTCATTTGTAGGGAGTTATGGCGGTGTCTTAGGCTGGTATAATGTAAGGCTATTTGGCTATGCATCATATTTTTATCCATTTATTTTGTTATATCCTGTTTATAATCTTTATAAATCTTATACAAAATTTAGCTTAAAAGTAGCTGGTAATATCATTGGCTCACTAATGCTATTTTACTCATTTTTGCTATTTTGTTCTATGTTTGATCCTATGGCTGGCGGTGTAGTTGGTGGCTTTAGCTCTGAAGCTCTTAGAAGCGTTATAGGAAGTGCTGGAACATTTATATTTATTCTTATGATATTTTTTATTGCTTGTGGGCTTACCTTTGATGATAGGCTAGATGTAATGGTTAAAAAAGCCTTTGTTGTTAAGAGTAAAATTGAACTAGAAGCAAAACCAAAAGCTAAAGAAGTAGAACCTACTAAGCTTGAGCAATCTAAATCAAAACCTCAAATGCTAGATAGCAATGATGATGTTGCAAGCTTAGAAATTAACCTTGAAACTAGCAAAAATGAGAATTTAGAAAATGAGCCTAATATTTTAAATGATGAGCTAAACATAAATGAGCCTAAAGAGCCAAAATCCACATCAAGTGGCGCTATAATTCTTAGCGAAGTAGCTGAAAATAAGGAGCTTTTAAACCAGATAGAAAAGGGCAAAGTAGAAAAGCCAAAAGATTTTAAGCTACCTAGCCTTGATTTTTTAAAAGACCCGCCTAAGAGAAGCAAGAGTATTAATGAGGCTGAAATAGATCAAAAAATCGCTGATCTTTTAGATAAATTAAAAAGATTTAAAATAGATGGCGATGTAGTTCGTACATACTCTGGACCTGTGGTAACTACATTTGAGTTTAAACCTGCTGCACATGTTAAAGTTAGCAAGATTTTAACACTCCAAGATGACTTAGCTATGGCTTTAAAGGCTCAAACTATTAGAATTCAAGCCCCAATTCCAGGTAAAGATGTAGTAGGTATAGAGATACCAAATAAAAATATAGAGACAATATATCTAAAAGAGATTTTAGAAAGCGATATCTATAAAAATGCTAAAAGTGAGCTAACTTTAGCCCTTGGTAAGGATATAGTAGGCGATCCATTTATAACCGATCTTAAAAAACTTCCACATCTATTAATCGCAGGAACTACAGGAAGCGGTAAGAGTGTAGGTATAAATGCGATGGTATTAAGCCTATTATATCGCAACTCACCTAAGACCTTACGCTTAATAATGATAGATCCGAAGATGCTTGAATTTAGTATGTATAATGATATTCCACATCTATTAACTCCAGTAATAACAGAGCCTAAAAAGGCTATAGCAGTACTTGCAAATTTAGTTGCTGAGATGGAGCGTAGGTATAGAATAATGAGCCAAACTCGCACCAAAAATATAGAAAGCTATAACGAAAAGATGAAAAAAGATGGAGGTGAGACTCTGCCATTTATCGTAGTTATCATCGATGAACTTGCTGATCTTATGATGACAAGCGGTAAAGAAGTTGAGTTTCATATCGGGCGACTAGCACAGATGGCTAGAGCTAGCGGGATTCACCTAATAGTAGCAACTCAGCGCCCAAGCGTAGATGTAGTAACTGGGCTGATTAAAGCAAATTTACCAAGCCGAATTAGTTATAGAGTAGGGCAAAAAGTAGATAGCAAGGTTATACTAGATCAGATGGGAGCTGAGAGTCTGCTAGGGCGAGGAGATATGCTCTTTACGCCTCCTGGAAGCCCTGGAATAGTAAGGTTACATGCTCCATTTGCTAGTGAAGAAGAGATTGATCATATAGCTGAGTTTTTAAAAGCTCAAGAGAGCGTAGTATATGAAAATAGCTTTTTAAAAGATGATAGTGTTAGTAGTAGCGGCGGTGTTGGAGAATTTAGCGGTGAGATAGATGAGTTATATGATGAGGCTAAAAGTATAGTATTAAGCGAAGAAAAAACCTCAATTAGCTACTTACAAAGACGCTTAAAAGTAGGCTATAATAGAGCTGCAAGTATAATCGAACAATTAGAACAAAATGGCGTACTCACCCCGCCAAACAGTAAGGGTCAAAGAGATATAATTAGGTAA
- a CDS encoding flagellin N-terminal helical domain-containing protein → MRITNQLMNFTNVYNYQKNSSTLYQSQQAFSSGLKIQHSYEGSAIYVDAARLEYEGNLLKQVETSTLKATEFSKNSDQALNDFVLKLTEFKTKLIQAANDIHDATSRNAIANDLEGIKQNLIDIANTTINGQYLFSGTALDTKPIDSLGNYHGNDQSIKAVIGPNQTSQYNIDGEALFLGSDNDYNKIITTNVNLINHYNKLEHPNDAVKYISVEDDLRDLIGENYRSEEYNKVDKMETGDFEKDKLVDQDTTFFLQGRKPDGTTFATKITMTPDSTIQGLLDNIGYALGNDKDNKNKLVEVTMNNSGQIEIKDIRNGNQMTELHLFGLTPQQSTEKYKVGNYEINIDPATSGNYKITTTKDADGNITEITAVGNNNQTYTINLNNTNQLQVNNQVVQNIGNPPFALDLNDLGNNGIDANDFTTFDPNDADQVREMSSTKVRDKDGSWVDVSELSDLATIEENVKNGKVYLTEFIKSGFEDTLGAKNNATDYNKLQFEQKDNILTGSVPQIIKGKNEFATDATKIKDVAGAGLQDNPDSNMTMHIKSKNGNYYEVKIQFTDIISAATPPATSLSITQVDQDGNPVNPPANPVYQGNIMLGKYNEATKTTDGVVTTADDISYKQINDIVAMVAAGNMPEDDISNGFNENMKKLFDTVNTIPLPPNIPNATTVKSELKANINDPEIHTIIDKAVDTAFNGAAAADVNILKNIKDIVINDPVYATGRFEAYNKAVDAASAGVNVELNYRGQMQITDKSQTVTGIEVTIFEEFSDDKPEFGKEANSSVEGSLFNFTANNMISIDEPSVDIFKDLDDMIAAVREGSYRGNPNGTDARTTGIQGALKRIDHIQDHVNKLHTQIGSFTNVLESSGTRANMMFVNIESVKSDIIGADLGETMLIYKQQLMQFEAMLQTSSMIGKISLLNYM, encoded by the coding sequence ATGCGTATCACTAATCAGCTTATGAACTTTACCAATGTCTATAACTATCAAAAAAACTCATCTACATTGTATCAATCGCAACAAGCTTTTAGCTCAGGGCTTAAGATTCAACACTCATATGAAGGAAGTGCTATATATGTAGATGCTGCTAGGCTAGAGTATGAAGGTAATTTGCTCAAGCAAGTAGAAACTAGCACACTTAAAGCTACTGAATTTTCTAAAAATAGTGACCAAGCTTTAAATGATTTTGTGCTTAAACTGACTGAATTTAAAACCAAATTAATCCAAGCTGCCAATGATATTCACGATGCTACATCTAGAAACGCAATCGCCAATGACCTAGAAGGAATTAAACAAAATTTAATCGATATAGCAAATACTACGATAAATGGACAATATCTATTTTCTGGAACTGCTCTTGATACTAAACCTATAGATAGTCTAGGTAATTATCATGGCAATGACCAAAGTATAAAGGCTGTTATTGGCCCTAATCAAACATCACAATACAATATTGATGGAGAGGCGTTATTTTTAGGTTCTGATAATGACTATAATAAAATTATAACTACAAATGTAAATTTGATAAATCACTATAATAAATTAGAACATCCAAATGATGCAGTAAAATATATAAGCGTAGAAGATGATTTAAGAGATTTAATCGGTGAGAATTACAGAAGTGAGGAGTATAATAAAGTTGATAAGATGGAAACTGGCGATTTTGAAAAAGATAAATTAGTTGATCAAGATACTACATTTTTCTTACAAGGTAGAAAACCAGATGGCACTACATTTGCTACTAAAATCACAATGACCCCAGACTCAACTATACAAGGATTACTAGATAATATAGGTTATGCTCTAGGCAATGATAAGGATAATAAAAATAAACTAGTAGAAGTAACTATGAATAATAGTGGTCAAATAGAGATCAAAGATATCAGAAATGGCAATCAAATGACCGAACTTCATCTATTTGGCCTTACTCCGCAACAATCAACTGAGAAGTATAAGGTTGGCAATTATGAGATAAATATAGACCCAGCTACATCTGGTAATTATAAAATAACAACTACAAAAGACGCCGATGGTAATATAACTGAAATTACAGCAGTGGGTAACAACAATCAAACATATACAATTAATTTAAATAATACTAACCAACTTCAAGTTAATAATCAAGTTGTACAAAATATCGGTAATCCACCATTTGCACTAGATTTAAATGATCTTGGAAATAATGGTATAGATGCAAATGACTTTACAACTTTTGATCCAAATGATGCTGATCAAGTTCGTGAAATGTCTAGCACTAAAGTCCGTGATAAAGATGGCTCATGGGTAGATGTAAGTGAGTTAAGCGACCTAGCTACCATAGAAGAAAATGTCAAAAATGGCAAGGTATATCTAACTGAATTTATAAAAAGTGGATTTGAAGATACTCTAGGAGCTAAAAATAACGCAACTGATTATAATAAATTACAATTTGAACAAAAAGATAATATCCTAACAGGCTCTGTCCCACAAATAATAAAAGGCAAAAATGAATTTGCCACAGATGCTACAAAGATCAAAGATGTAGCCGGAGCTGGATTGCAAGATAATCCTGATAGTAATATGACAATGCATATTAAATCTAAAAATGGCAATTATTATGAGGTAAAAATTCAATTTACTGACATTATATCAGCTGCTACGCCACCAGCTACATCTCTAAGCATTACTCAAGTTGATCAAGATGGTAATCCAGTAAATCCACCAGCTAATCCGGTATATCAAGGCAATATAATGCTAGGAAAATATAATGAAGCTACTAAGACAACTGATGGTGTAGTAACCACGGCTGATGATATTAGCTATAAGCAGATAAATGATATAGTAGCTATGGTAGCAGCTGGAAATATGCCTGAAGATGATATATCAAATGGTTTTAATGAAAATATGAAGAAGTTGTTTGATACTGTAAATACTATTCCATTACCACCTAATATTCCAAATGCTACCACAGTTAAATCAGAATTAAAAGCTAATATTAATGACCCAGAAATTCATACAATAATTGATAAAGCAGTTGATACAGCTTTTAATGGTGCTGCTGCAGCAGATGTTAATATATTAAAAAATATAAAAGATATAGTTATAAATGATCCTGTATATGCTACTGGTAGATTTGAAGCTTATAATAAAGCAGTTGATGCAGCTTCTGCTGGTGTAAATGTAGAGCTAAATTATAGAGGTCAAATGCAAATTACAGATAAGAGTCAAACTGTAACAGGTATCGAAGTTACTATTTTTGAAGAGTTTAGCGATGATAAGCCTGAGTTTGGAAAAGAAGCTAACTCTAGCGTAGAAGGCTCGCTATTTAACTTTACAGCTAATAATATGATAAGTATAGATGAGCCAAGTGTGGATATATTTAAAGACTTAGATGATATGATTGCAGCAGTAAGAGAGGGTAGCTATAGAGGAAATCCTAATGGTACTGATGCTAGAACTACTGGAATTCAAGGTGCTTTAAAAAGAATAGACCATATCCAAGACCATGTAAATAAACTCCATACGCAAATAGGTTCATTTACCAATGTATTAGAGAGTTCAGGCACTAGAGCTAATATGATGTTTGTCAATATAGAAAGTGTCAAAAGTGATATTATAGGAGCTGATTTAGGTGAGACTATGCTAATTTACAAACAGCAACTTATGCAGTTTGAAGCTATGCTACAAACTTCATCTATGATTGGCAAGATTAGCTTATTAAATTATATGTAA
- a CDS encoding inorganic phosphate transporter has product MGRDNIFFTSIFIISLVVFFVWGYGYISSHHLIFFILASVFGLFMAFNIGGNDVANAFGTSVGAKTLTIKQALIIAAVFELSGAIFAGAEVTNTIRSGIVTLPNNGDINPMIFAAVMLSALMSAGIWLFIATKKGLPVSTTHAIVGGIVGSGLMMGYIYYNDGNTLNMVKWSSIGSIAVSWVLSPLMGGVIAYIVFGYIKSKIITPSIELQSQIKAIKAQKRSFKESYINELSSKNESEQIQELRAIAMSYDENIIGKGPFRDKIKEFKKQEKLIDAMKYMRLHIPILAAISAMIISSTLLFKGLKHMNLTFSAIETVWILCVIGTVAYLVSFSIVNMMKKDNPQKGINRIFGWFQIFTASAFAFSHGANDIANAVGPFAAILDVLKSGAINSTTVIPTIAMITFGVALVVGLWFLGKEVITTVGTKLTEILPTTGFSAELAASIVILIATKMGLPISSTHVLIGAVLGIGLYNRNANWGMLKPIGLAWIITLPIAMIGSAIGFIIIVNVLGL; this is encoded by the coding sequence TTGGGTAGGGATAATATATTTTTTACTTCGATTTTTATTATTTCCTTAGTTGTCTTTTTTGTGTGGGGATATGGATATATATCTAGTCATCATTTAATCTTTTTTATTTTAGCTAGTGTTTTTGGTCTTTTTATGGCCTTTAATATTGGTGGTAATGATGTTGCGAATGCATTTGGTACAAGCGTAGGGGCTAAAACTCTTACTATTAAACAAGCACTGATTATAGCAGCTGTGTTTGAGTTAAGCGGTGCTATATTTGCTGGTGCAGAGGTTACAAACACTATTAGAAGTGGTATAGTTACACTGCCAAATAATGGCGATATAAATCCTATGATATTTGCTGCGGTTATGCTTTCAGCTCTTATGAGTGCTGGAATTTGGCTATTTATAGCGACTAAAAAGGGCTTGCCAGTATCTACTACTCATGCTATTGTAGGTGGTATCGTAGGTTCTGGTCTTATGATGGGATATATATATTACAATGATGGCAATACCTTAAATATGGTTAAATGGAGTTCTATAGGTAGTATTGCTGTTAGCTGGGTATTATCTCCTCTTATGGGTGGAGTTATTGCTTATATAGTTTTTGGCTATATTAAGTCTAAAATCATCACACCAAGCATAGAGTTGCAATCTCAGATAAAAGCTATTAAAGCTCAAAAAAGAAGCTTTAAAGAGAGCTATATCAATGAACTATCTAGCAAAAATGAATCTGAGCAAATTCAAGAGCTTAGAGCTATTGCTATGAGTTATGATGAAAATATCATTGGCAAAGGGCCATTTAGAGATAAAATTAAAGAATTTAAAAAACAAGAAAAACTAATTGATGCTATGAAGTATATGAGACTGCATATACCTATTTTAGCGGCAATTTCAGCTATGATTATCTCATCTACATTGCTATTTAAAGGGTTAAAGCATATGAATTTAACCTTTAGTGCTATTGAGACTGTATGGATTTTATGTGTTATTGGTACGGTGGCGTATTTAGTGAGCTTTTCTATAGTAAATATGATGAAAAAAGATAACCCACAAAAAGGTATTAATAGAATATTTGGCTGGTTTCAGATATTCACTGCCTCAGCTTTTGCTTTTTCTCATGGTGCAAATGATATAGCAAATGCAGTTGGGCCATTTGCTGCTATCTTAGATGTGTTAAAAAGTGGAGCTATAAATAGCACTACTGTAATTCCTACAATTGCTATGATAACATTTGGTGTAGCGCTTGTAGTTGGGTTATGGTTTTTGGGTAAAGAGGTTATCACTACTGTTGGGACAAAGCTTACTGAGATACTGCCTACGACTGGATTTAGCGCTGAATTAGCTGCTAGTATAGTTATTCTTATAGCGACTAAAATGGGTCTGCCAATTAGCTCTACGCATGTTCTTATCGGTGCGGTGCTAGGTATTGGATTATATAATCGCAATGCTAATTGGGGAATGTTAAAACCAATTGGTTTGGCTTGGATTATTACTCTACCTATTGCAATGATAGGATCAGCTATAGGATTTATCATTATAGTTAATGTTTTAGGATTGTAA
- the pdxA gene encoding 4-hydroxythreonine-4-phosphate dehydrogenase: protein MKPKIAISVGDINGVGIEIALKSHKKISQICNPIYFINSKLLSRAAKLLNIYIPDDFKIYECGDDFEIKPGKVSKKSGKFSFISFENALNFTAKGRADALVTLPINKESWKKAKIPYKGHTDALSDYFDRDAIMMLGCDELYVALFSDHIGLKDVSKKIKFKSIKKFLLNFYYSSKFEKVGVLGFNPHASDNGTIGGKEEIEIKMAIEAVNATLGKPIFTGPLVPDAAFTPNSLKSINRLVAMYHDIGLAPLKALYFDSSINVSLNLPIIRTSVDHGTAFDIAYQSKASVKSYIESIKYCVNSVKIQA from the coding sequence ATGAAGCCTAAAATTGCAATAAGTGTAGGTGATATAAATGGCGTAGGTATAGAGATTGCATTAAAAAGCCATAAAAAAATAAGCCAAATTTGCAATCCAATATATTTTATAAACTCAAAGCTACTTAGCCGTGCTGCTAAGCTTTTAAATATCTATATTCCAGATGATTTTAAGATTTATGAGTGTGGAGATGATTTTGAGATTAAACCAGGTAAGGTGAGTAAAAAAAGTGGAAAATTCTCATTTATTAGCTTTGAAAATGCTCTAAATTTCACAGCCAAGGGAAGAGCTGATGCATTAGTAACTTTGCCTATTAATAAAGAGAGTTGGAAAAAGGCTAAGATTCCATATAAAGGCCATACTGATGCACTTAGTGATTATTTTGATCGTGATGCGATTATGATGCTTGGGTGTGATGAGTTATATGTGGCTTTATTTAGCGATCATATCGGGTTAAAAGATGTTAGCAAAAAGATTAAATTTAAATCTATAAAGAAGTTTTTACTAAACTTTTACTATTCGAGTAAATTTGAAAAAGTAGGAGTTTTAGGATTTAATCCACACGCAAGCGATAATGGAACTATTGGAGGCAAAGAGGAGATAGAGATAAAAATGGCCATAGAGGCTGTAAATGCTACTCTTGGTAAGCCTATTTTTACTGGACCTCTTGTGCCTGATGCGGCATTTACACCTAATTCTCTTAAATCTATAAATCGCTTAGTAGCTATGTATCATGATATCGGTCTTGCGCCATTAAAGGCCTTGTATTTTGATAGTTCGATTAATGTAAGTTTAAATTTGCCAATTATTCGAACAAGCGTAGATCACGGAACTGCTTTTGATATTGCATATCAATCTAAAGCAAGCGTAAAAAGCTATATAGAATCAATCAAATATTGCGTAAATTCAGTCAAAATTCAAGCCTAA
- a CDS encoding pyridoxine 5'-phosphate synthase — translation MKLGVNIDHIAVLRQARQVNDPDILNAMYIAVSAGADQITIHLREDRRHIDDIDTQNIINLCPIPVNLECATAITDIVVDLRPHRATLVPEKREELTTEGGLNLNSPELVSSINAMNRANIDVSLFIDPNLDDIKATKHLGVNTIELHTGSFANAYLMAYSNISKTKFSIKSIENQDAKELLKIEFNRLKTAAKFAKNLGLKVAAGHGLNYQNVGLIAGISEIFELNIGQSIIARSVFTGLNQAIKDMKRLINEA, via the coding sequence ATGAAATTAGGTGTAAATATCGACCATATAGCAGTACTTAGACAAGCAAGACAGGTAAATGATCCAGATATATTAAATGCTATGTATATAGCTGTTAGTGCTGGAGCTGATCAGATAACTATACATTTACGAGAAGATCGCAGACATATAGATGATATCGATACGCAAAATATTATAAATCTTTGCCCTATACCAGTCAATCTAGAGTGTGCTACAGCTATTACTGATATAGTAGTAGATTTACGCCCGCACCGTGCTACATTAGTACCAGAAAAAAGAGAAGAGCTAACTACTGAAGGCGGTCTAAATTTAAATAGCCCAGAGCTAGTATCAAGCATAAATGCAATGAATAGAGCAAATATTGATGTATCGCTATTTATAGATCCAAATTTAGATGATATAAAAGCAACTAAACATCTAGGTGTTAATACTATTGAGTTGCATACAGGAAGCTTTGCTAATGCCTATTTAATGGCTTATTCTAATATTTCAAAAACTAAATTTAGCATTAAATCTATTGAAAATCAAGATGCTAAAGAGCTTTTAAAAATTGAATTTAATAGATTAAAAACCGCAGCCAAATTTGCTAAAAACTTAGGTTTAAAGGTAGCAGCTGGTCATGGATTAAACTATCAAAATGTAGGATTAATCGCTGGTATTTCAGAGATTTTTGAGCTAAATATCGGTCAAAGTATTATAGCGCGTTCGGTTTTTACAGGGCTTAATCAAGCTATAAAAGATATGAAAAGGTTAATTAATGAAGCCTAA
- a CDS encoding adenylosuccinate lyase, which yields MKITQTLESITIVTDDCDLYLNLIYKIRQSFANVIGTRDRIIIFYSENELIQRKYLLKFIANLYKKTVGSGVEFWLTHHKNIKLIYKNPTSLQVLIDIDIKFENSKVLFDLKNSEELFAKYLMRGFNDVNCEYFPRQNWLLFTPQNLKDIESLSNIISSREHLKYVVNFNYNKDEFEKFKRRFNALNSKEYKRRFTMLATLLEEHFHTLGCEVGDDYETVRTSYLNLTKVYHPDRHTTKSDEIQKNYTDKFQKIGLAYEALKPYFQEQRKFINS from the coding sequence ATGAAGATTACACAGACATTAGAGTCAATTACTATCGTGACTGATGATTGCGATCTGTATCTAAATCTTATCTATAAAATTCGCCAAAGTTTTGCCAATGTGATTGGTACTCGTGATAGAATTATTATATTTTATAGCGAAAATGAGCTGATCCAGCGTAAATATTTGCTAAAATTTATAGCAAATTTATATAAAAAAACTGTTGGTAGCGGGGTTGAGTTTTGGCTTACTCACCATAAAAATATTAAGCTAATCTATAAAAATCCAACTTCACTACAGGTGTTAATAGATATAGATATTAAATTTGAAAACTCAAAGGTGCTATTTGATCTTAAAAATAGTGAAGAGCTATTTGCTAAGTATCTAATGCGTGGATTTAATGATGTAAATTGTGAGTATTTTCCACGCCAAAATTGGCTACTTTTCACTCCGCAAAATTTAAAAGATATAGAGAGCCTATCAAATATTATAAGTAGCAGAGAACATCTAAAATATGTAGTAAATTTCAACTATAATAAAGATGAATTTGAGAAGTTTAAACGCAGATTTAATGCGTTAAATTCCAAAGAGTATAAGCGTAGATTTACTATGTTAGCTACTCTTTTAGAAGAGCATTTTCATACTCTTGGATGTGAAGTTGGAGATGATTATGAGACGGTGCGAACTAGCTACTTGAATTTAACTAAAGTCTATCACCCAGATCGTCATACGACTAAATCAGATGAAATTCAAAAAAACTATACAGATAAATTTCAAAAAATAGGCCTAGCCTATGAAGCTCTTAAGCCATATTTTCAAGAGCAAAGAAAATTTATAAACTCATAA
- a CDS encoding arginyltransferase has product MTEIEFSTLDTPCAYLKGRSSRSSYKYIYEASYAYNSALVEHGYRRFGKYFSKPICKDCNECKSLRIDAQKFKFTKSLKRVIRKNKDAGIEVVVTRPHLSQEHINLYEKYHKFMQNKRGWEYHQMSYERYFSVYVDGAGEFGFEVDYYDDNKLICVDLIDITNDGISSIYCFWDIDYAHLSLGKYSLLNQILLAKAHKLPWIYLGFYVKNCESLEYKSDYKPYQILKEYCELDEPTIWVDS; this is encoded by the coding sequence TTGACTGAGATTGAATTTAGCACCCTTGATACGCCATGTGCGTATCTTAAGGGTCGTTCTTCTAGAAGTAGCTATAAATATATTTATGAAGCGTCATATGCTTATAATTCTGCTTTAGTAGAGCATGGTTATAGAAGATTTGGCAAGTATTTTTCCAAGCCAATTTGCAAAGATTGCAATGAGTGCAAAAGCTTAAGAATAGACGCTCAAAAATTTAAATTCACCAAAAGCCTAAAAAGAGTAATTCGCAAAAATAAAGATGCTGGTATAGAGGTTGTAGTAACTCGCCCACATCTAAGCCAAGAACATATAAATCTATATGAAAAATATCATAAATTTATGCAAAATAAGCGAGGCTGGGAGTATCATCAAATGAGTTATGAACGCTATTTTAGCGTTTATGTAGATGGTGCTGGAGAGTTTGGCTTTGAGGTGGATTATTATGATGATAATAAGCTTATTTGCGTAGATCTTATAGATATTACAAATGATGGAATTAGCTCGATTTATTGCTTTTGGGATATTGATTATGCTCATTTAAGTCTTGGTAAATACTCACTTTTAAATCAAATTTTACTAGCTAAAGCGCATAAATTGCCATGGATTTATCTAGGATTTTATGTCAAAAATTGTGAAAGCTTAGAGTATAAGAGCGACTATAAACCATATCAAATTCTAAAAGAGTATTGTGAGTTAGATGAACCTACTATTTGGGTAGATTCATAG